GCGAGCCATGGCCGTCGATGCTACGCGGCATCTGGGGAGACCCGGAACGGTTCAAAGAAACATACTGGTCGCGTTTCGACAACATGTACTTTGCCGGCGACGGCGCCAAGAAGGACGCCGACGGCGACATCTGGCTCATGGGGCGGGTGGATGATGTGATGAACATATCCGGGCACCGCCTCTCCACCACCGAGATCGAATCAGCACTGGTGAGCCACCCGTCGGTGGCCGAGGCCGCCGTCGTGGGCGCACGGGATGAGACCACCGGGGAGGCCGTCGTCGCGTTCGTCATTCTGCGCGGTTCGGCGAAGAGCGACGACGACATCGTCACCACCCTGCGCAATCACGTGGGTCAGGAGATCGGGCCTATCGCGAAGCCTCGGCACATTCTGGTGGTTCCGGAGCTGCCGAAAACCCGCTCCGGTAAGATTATGCGCCGTCTGCTGAAGGACGTGGCCGAGGGACGAGAAGTGGGCGACGCCTCCACCTTGGCTGATGCCACGGTGATGCAGCAGATCGCTACGTCCATGCGGAAGTAGTCACCCCAGGCTGGAGCTGGTGCCGATCGGCGTCAGTTCCACCTCGGGGTAGTCACGCTCGATCCGGCGCAGCGCCCACACATCCGTGAACAGGGCGATCAGTTCGCCGTCGGAACGGGTCAGTACTTCGACGCCGCGCACAATTTTGAGAGCGGTCAGCGCCTCCGGCGTGGTGAGCCTTGCCAGCGAGAACGACAGTTGTTCAAGCCGCATGGGGGCGCTGAAGTCGTGGTCCATGCGGTCCTGGACCACTTCGAACTGCATCGGCCCGACGGCGGCCAGCACCGGAGCTTGATCACCTCGGAGGTCCGATCGCAGCACCTGGATGATTCCCTCGTGTTCGAGCTGAACGATGCCACGGCGGAACTGCTTGAATTTGCTCGGGTCCTTGGAGCGCGCCACCTGGAAGTGTTCCGGGCTAAACAGCGGGATGGGCGGGTACTGAACTGCCTGCTCCGTGTAGAGGCTGTCCCCCACGCGCAACGCGGAGGCATTGACCAGCCCGACGACGTCGCCCGGCCACGCTTCGTCGATCACTTCGCGTTCGCGGCCAAAGAGTTGCTGCGCATATTTGGTGGCAAAGGATTTCCCGGTACTCGCGTGGGTGACGACCATTCCGCGCTCGAAGATTCCGGAGCAGACGCGGATGAAGGCCACGTGGTCGCGGTGTGCTTTGTTCATTCCGGCCTGAACTTTGAAGACGAAGCCGGAGAACGGTGCGTCGACGGGGCGGGGTGTGCCGTCGACGTCTTCGCGTGGGCCAGCAGGCGGGGCGAGATCCACGAGGGTGTCAAGGATGTGCTTGACACCAGCGTTCTGGACGGCGGAGGAGAATAGCAGCGGGGTGGTTTTGCCTGCGAGGAATCCGTCCATGTCCTCGAAGGGCCCGGTTTCGGCGACCAGGGAGGCTTCGTCCACCGCGTCAGTCCAGGCTTGCCCTTCCTGTTCGAGCGCGTCTGCTGGGCTCAGGCGTTCCGCGGTTGCCAGCGAAGCACCGGCGTTGACTTTCGTGAAGCGGACAAATTCGTTTTTCTGCAGGTCCCACACTCCGCGAAAGTCGCCAGCTATGCCGACGGCCCACGTGAGCGGGACCGGGGTCAGACCAGTCCGTTCAGTGATTTCATCCATGAGGGCCAGGGTGTCCAGCCCGGGGCGGTCCCACTTGTTGATCACGGTGATGATGGGAAGATTACGTTGCCTGCAGACCTCGAAGAGCTTCATGGTCTGGGTTTCGAGTCCCTTTGCCGCGTCAACGAGCATGACGGCACAGTCCACCGCTGAGAGCACCCGGTACGTGTCTTCGGAGAAGTCGGCGTGGCCCGGAGTATCCAGCAGATTGATCACGGTGTCCCGGTAGGCGAACTGCAGGGCCGTTGAGCTGATGGAGATGCCGCGGTCTTTCTCCATTTGCATCCAGTCGGAGACCGTTTCTTTCCGGTTCTCTTTTCCGTTGGTCGCTCCTGCCGTACCGATCACCCGGGCGTGCAGGGCCAGAGCCTCTGTGAGCGTCGATTTTCCGGCGTCCGGATGCGAGATGACGGCAAAGGTGCGCCGCCGGGAGGCTTCCCGCGCAATGCTGCCGTCCTGGTTGCGTACCGGTTGCTGAACCTGCTGGGTCACGAAGCTGCTTTCACGTCTCATCGGGGATTGGCAGAACTGCCACTGACCAGTTTAGCCGGATTGCGCAACGCGGGTCGCAGCGCGTTGAGGCATAGTTAAGCCATGACAGCATCTGGTTGCAAGAATCTGCTCATCGTCAATGGCCCCAACCTGAATTTGTTGGGCACCCGCGAGCCCCATATTTACGGCGCCTCGACGCTGGCCGACATCGAACAGTTGTGTATTGTGACCGCAGAATCGCAGGGTTTCACTGTGGACTGTTTCCAGTCCAACCACGAGGGTGACCTGGTGGACGCCATTCATTCGGCGGCTGGTGATGCGGCAGGAATAGTCATCAACGCGGGCGCCTATTCGCACACGTCGATCGCGCTGCGCGATGCACTGGCGGGCGTGGGCCTGCCCGTTGTTGAGGTGCATGTGAGCAATGTCCACAAACGCGAAGAGTTCCGTCATTTCTCTTACTTGTCAGCAGTCTCGGATGCCGTCATTGTTGGCGCTGGCATTTCCGGGTACCGCATGGCCGTGGAGTACCTGACGGAGCGCATATGACGACGTCGGACCGCTACCGCCGGTTCGCCTCTGTGGAAGCGCGCGGCTATTCACCGGTTTATGACGAGTGGTGCACGGGAATCGCCAACGATCACGCCGTCCTGGCACTGATCGACGAACTTCCCGCGGTCAAGCGTCAACCGAACCTACTGCTCGCCGCCGCCCGGTTCTGCGGCGCGGAAACGGCTCATTATCCTGCGTTCCGTGCCTTTCTGCTGCGCAACTGGGACCATATTCGCCAGACCATGCGGGACCGCAGCACCCAGACAAACGAAGCCGGACGCTGCTCGGTCCTGCTGCCCCTGCTGGCCCGAATCGCGGCTGAGACATCCAGGCCGCTCGCCCTGATCGAGGTGGGCGCCTCTGCTGGGCTGTGTCTCTACCCTGATGCGTACGGCTACCAGTTCGATGACGCCCCGCTTCTTGGCCCCGGTCTGGTGGGGGCTCCGGTGCTGGAATGTGCAACCACCGGCAACCTTCCACTACCTACGGCCCTGCCTGACGTCGTCTCCAGGGCCGGAGTGGATTTGAATCCACTCAATGTCAACGATGACGACGACGTCGCGTGGTTGGAGGCTCTCGTGTGGCCCGAGCACGAAAAACGGTTGGTTCGGCTCCGTGCCGCAGTCAACAGTGTCCGCGGTGATCCGCCGCGCATTGTTCGCGGGAATCTGATTGAGGAAGTTGAGAGGCTGGTCAGGCAGGCACCCAAGGACGCCGTCGTTGTTGTTTTCCATAGCGCGGTGCTCGCCTACGTGGATGCGGAGGGGCGCAACGCCTTCCGATTAACCATGGAGCGACTGATCCAGGATCCAATAAGGCCGTGCCACTGGATCGCAAACGAAGGCTTCGGGACGCTACCGGAGCTTGAGAATCCGCTGGAGAAAGATCCCCAGGAGGTGCCGGGGCTCTTCGTCCTGAAACACAACGGAGAGACTGTCGCCAGAACGGGTCCGCACGGGCAGTCCCTGGACTGGCTAACGTAGCTCCTAGAAGGCTGACCACATAGGGTGCAGCGTGATGCCGAAGATCATTGCGGTCACCGCAATGATAAATGAGAGAACCCCCCACCACTTGTTCCCCTTGGCCCAACTGGCCTGAAAGAGCGAGCCGATCGCCAGCAAGACCGCAATAGCGCCGAGGATCACCGACAGGTTGTTCACGAACGGGATCCAGCACAGCAACAGCGCCACGAGGGCGACGACGAGCGCGGCAATGCCCAGCCCCCTACCCGCATGAGTTGTGAGCCCGTGCGTGTCGCACGGTCGCAGCGCACGTTGGTTGTACACGCTCTGTTCTGCATATGGGTTGTGGACTGGGCGCGGTGGACGGGACTCGTCCGTTGTCTGATTTTCCATGGTCCTCTGATGTTGATTCGGTAGCGTCACTTGGTAGCGCACTGACCCGATGAAACAGTCTCTGTGTACTGTTCCGCCTGCTCCGCGATGGGTCCCATGACGTCGAGCGAGAGCGCGTAGCCCACTGGGGCCTCGACGGTTGACTTGGCAAAAATGACTCCGCTGACTTTGCCTTGCATGGTCAGCAGCGGCCCCCCAGAGTTACCTTGTTCCACATTGGCGGCAAGGGTGTAGATGTTCAGTGGTTTGGGGTTTGCCCCATAAATATTCTGGACGTTGATGGGCGAGAGCGATTGGATGCGTGCCGGCTGGATCTGGAACGGCCCTCCCGAGGGGTAGCCGGCGAAGGCGGCGGTGGCCCCGTTTTCCAGCCGTTGTCCCAGCGAAAGCGGGTTAGCTGTCATCCCGCTGACCGCGATGACGGCAATATCCCGTGCTTCGTCAAAATGAACAACCCGCCCGGCCAGGGAGCGGCCGTTGGGCAACTGCACCACGGGTTCATTCACTCCAGCGACCACATGCGCGTTGGTGATCACCCGCTCCGGGGCGGCAACCCAGCCCGAACCAGTTTGGTTCTGTCCGCACTGGAATGCAGTTCCCATGATCTTGACCACCGACTTTGAGGCTTCCGCCAGGGCTGGGGTGTCAACTGCGGCGTTCGGAACGGGTGCCGGGTCTGCGGGCGCAACGTTGTCGATGATGCGCGGAATCCCGTCAGCCACCACGGCGCCGCGGAGTTTCGCGGACCACGCCATGACTGGGTCAGGCGTTACACGCGTGATGCCGGAGAGCACCTTGGAGGAGCTGATTTCCGTGGACAGAAAGGGGATGCCAAGAGCACCCACGCTGAAAGCAAGCATGGACATCACTAGGGCGGCAACGACAATGTTGGCGGCGCCGCCGAGCAACCTATCGATGAACCGGAGCGGACGGAAGTTCAACCATCGGCGGATCGCGGCGCCGAGCCCAGCGCCAACGGACTGTCCAATGACAATGAGCACAATGGTCGTCGCGATGATGGCGGCCACCCGCCAGCCCTCGCTGGGCACCCACTGGCTGACCAGTGGGATGGCAAAGAACGCCGCAACTGCGCCAGCAACAAACCCCACCAAACCACCGAGGGTCACCAGAAATCCGTTGCGCAGCCCCACCACAAGGTAGACCAGCAGTGCCAGAATCAAAACGATGTCCAGCATGGTTAACCCGAGCACTATTTACTCCAAACGGGCGGGTCGATGACAAGTACTTTTCTGCGGCACGTCAACGTGCTGTCAGTGGAAACAGTCTAGTCCCGGGTACTGACAATCAGCTGGAGAAGAGCCCGGCGCCGGGTTCGATAATCACGCCGTCGGGCGCCGGGCCAAGCTCCAGCGGATAAATTCCGGCTTCGCGCCATTCGCGGCGCAGTTCCTCTGCAAGCCTCGGCGCTATGAGCGCTACTCCGCAGTCCCCCGCCCCTGACCCAGAAGATTTCCCCGCACCTCCGGCGTCGTTGGCGAGCGAGGACAACCGGGCCAGCAATTCTGTTTCAATCGGGGCTCGGGCAGCACAGCCGAGCCACTGCAGCGCCTCGTGATTCGCGGTCAGCCCGCGCAGCACAGTTGACGCGTCATTAGCCGCAAACCCTTGCAGAGCCAGTCCCACCGCGGCGTTGCTGGCGCCGAGGAAACGCTGATATTCAGGACCTTCATCCGTCCGGAACCGATGGATTCTCTCCAGCATGGGCCCCGTAGAGGCAGGCGTCCCGGTCCACCCCACGCACAGTTCAAGCCCGTCCGGGAGCGTCAGAGGTTCGATCACCAGATGCGGCCACGGACCATCGATGATCATTTTCAGCGGTTTGCCCGAGGCCAGTTCCTCCGTCAGCCAGACCGGGGAGAAAGAGTTGTACCGCAGCCACCCTCCGAAAGTTGAGGCGGCGACGTCGGCCCCTGACCCGGACCCCTGACCGCGGAAGTGCGCCACGGCTGCCAGCCTGAAGACCAGCTCCGGCGCTACCGGCGTCTTGGAGGTCAGCTGTAGCAGCGCCGCGACCACGCCCACGACGACGGCAGCGCTGGAACCGAGACCGTACTTGCGGCCCGAGGAGTCGTCGAGTTCGCTCCGAACTTCCACATTTCCGCACGCGATACGATCGCTCTGATATTCGGCTATGGCCGCGATCGCCTCGCCGATGAAGACCAGTCTGGAATCCTCGACGTCGAACAGTGCCCGGCCGTCCTGGAGCTCCCAGGTAACTCCGGACAGTCCGAGGTCCGGAAGATCCAACCTGTTGGTGTCACTGGCCTCAATGGTGACAAAAACAGAGCGGCTGACCGCTGTGACAATACTGGGCTGTCCGGTTTCGAGGACGGCGTATTCGCCGGCGACCATCAGCTTGCCTGGAACGGCAACCCGGATCACCGGATCAGTCTTTTCGCTCATTCGCCGACGCGCGTGGCATGGGCTCGCGGACCGGGGTGGGAGACAAAGGTCTGAGTTACACCTGGAAGTTCTTTGAGCCGTGCATCGACAACGGCAGCGTCATCTGGCTGGCAGAGCACCACTACGTGGGGTCCTGCGTCCATGGTGAAGTAGGCGGGGACACCGGCTCCGCGCAGATCACGCACGGTCTGCATGATCTCCAGGGACGCCGGAAGCCAGTAGATGAAAGGCGGTTGGGCGGCGAGCGTGGTCGCGTGCATCTTCAGCGCATTGGATTCCGCCGCGGAGCCGAGTAATTCAAAATCCCGTTCCAGGATGCCGCGCCGCACGTTCTCCAGATCGCGGTCCACAGTGTCCAGCCAGCCACGGTAGAACGGTGACGTGTCCACGGTCCGGCGCATCCCATCTCGGCTGGAGACATCTTTGGCGCCGGCGTTGACACACGCAGCGATCATGACGACGTCCCAGTGCTTTTCATCCGCCACTTGCACCCCGTGTGAATCATGACCGTTCGGGGCCACTCCCATGTGCCACTGAACAAACCCGCCGTGGATGGAACGGCTGGCGGAGCCTGAGCCTCGTCGAGCAAGAATGGACAGCTGGGTATCGTCCAGCTCCAGGCCGAGGGCCGTGGCTGCCGCGGTTGCCAGCGCCGCAAACCCGGATGCTGAAGATGCCAGGCCAGCTGCGGTGGGACCGCTATTCACAGATTCGACGACGGCACGGACACGCGTGCCGGCCAACGCCCGGACGTGGTCAAGTGCTTCTGTTACCCGGCGTGTAGCGTCTTGGCCAGCGGGTTCGCCGTCAAGCCGGAATGCGTCTGAGGTCCGCGCTTCATCGAAGCGCACGCGGGTGGTGGTGTAAATTGCGTCAACCGTCATGGACAGGCTGGGGTTGGTGGGCAGAATGAGCTCTTCGTCCCGTTTGCCCCAGTACTTCACCAAGGCGATGTTGCTGTAGGCCGTTGCTTTCGCTTCCATCTGGCTATTGTCTCGTTTCGTTCACGCTGATTTCAGCGGCAGGTTCAGGGCAGCAGTCGGTGGCGGTTTGCCTTCAGCGATGCCAGGGAGTCCGCGCCCGTGAGGAACATGGCCGCCCGTAGCTCGTAGAGGATCTGTTCGAGATGTTCGACGACGGCTTCCGCCGAGATGCTGGCTGGCTTCAGCAACGGCATAGCGAATCCCGCTAGGTCCGCCCCGAGAGTCACTGCCTTGGCAACGTCCAGCCCGGTTTTGACCCCGCCGGAGGCGATCAACGGTAGTTCCGGCGCAGCCGCGCGAGCACCAGTCAAACATTCGACGGTGGGGATTCCCCAGTCGCTGAAAACCTCGCCCAGACGGCGCTGGCCTTCATCCGTTGCGCGGCGCGCTTCGATACTGGCCCAGGATGTTCCCCCGGCTCCGCTGACGTCCACAGCGGCGACGCCAACCTCTGCTAACCGTGCCGCCAGGGCTGGATCCACGCCGCAGCCCACTTCTTTGATGAGCACCGGACAATCCAACCGGTCCACCAGCAACTCGATCTTGTCCAGGAGACCACTGAAGTCTGTGTCTCCCCCGGCTTGCACAATCTCCTGCAGCGGGTTCAGGTGCAAGAAGATCCCGTCAGCACCCAGAAGGTCGATGGTTCGTTGAATGTCATCCGCGGTGACGCCCTTGTTCAGTTGTACTGCCCCAATATTTCCGAAGAGAGGCACCCCCGAAGCGGCTTCGCGTGCCGCCCGAAAACTCTCCAGGGCGTCCGGGCGCTCAATCAGAACTCGTTGACTTCCCACTGCCATCGGAATGCGCAGCTGGGCCGCGGCCTCGGCAAGATTACGGTTGATTTTTCCGGCTTCTTCGTTTCCGCCGGTCATGCTGGAAATCAGCAGCGGCGCCCCCAGGGCATGGCCCAGAAACTCGGTATCTGTGGTGACGTCGTCGAACGCTATTTCGGGCAGCGCCTGATGCACAAAGCGGTAACCGCCAAAACCGGTGGGCGTGGACATACTCACATCTTCATTGAGAACAATGTCGATGTGGTCGGACTTTCGCTGCACAATACCTGTCACTGAGCTTCCTCCACATTTCGTTCGTGCACGACGACGGGCCAGGTTTCCTGTGCTCCCGCTGACCGCAACGCGCTGGCCAGCGGCGCTACGGATTCGGCGTCGGGTGCCAGCGCCACGATGCAGCCGCCCAATCCACTTCCGGTGATTTTGGCGCCAAGTGCTCCTGCCTGCAGAGCCTCAACGATCAATGAATCCAAGGCGGAGTCACTCACGCATATCGCTGAGAGCTCCCGCTGCGCTACGTTCATGGACAAACCCAGCAGCTCAGCATCGCCCTCGCGCAGTGCGCGCTGAACATCATCGACCACCGCTGCCAGCTGATCCAGGTGCGTCTCGGTTGCGGCACGTTCTTTCTCGAAGCGGCAGCGAACACCCTCGACGGCGGCCCGAGTGTTGCCCCTCAGCCCAGAATCGGCGACGACCAGATGCATGGCGCGTCCCACCTGCAAGGGGGTAACAGGCCTGTCTTTGACAAATCGGAAGGGGCCCGTGGAGACCACGGCCTCGGCGTCGATCCCGCTCGGCGTCCCGTGCGCATGGACCTCTGCGATACGAACCAGATCCATCTCCTCTTCATGCGAGAGGACTGCACCGTAGTAGGCGGCGATGCCACGAACAGCCGACGCCGCTACCGCAGCACTTGAACCCAGTCCCCTGCCCGTGGGGATGGTCGAATCGACTTGGATCATCAGGTGCTCACCGGGATGCCCAACCGCCTTCACCGTCGCCCGGATGCAGTCGACCATTCCGCTGAGAATGTCCGGGGCGTCGTCGAGCGTTCCCTCGTAGTACCCGCTGGATACCCGGGAGGGGCCATCGATGGAAGAGATCCGCGCTCTGGCGTTCAACCGGGTGAACGGCAGTGCAATGGCGGGACGGTCATAGACAACCGAGTGCTCCCCTGCCAGGATCAGCTTTCCGCTGGCGAGTCCCAGCGCAGGTCGGGGAGAAGCTGTTGACGTGGAGAGTGGAGTGTTAATGGAGTCTCCCCAGAATTTCTTTGGCGGTGTCCACACGGTAGTCGTGGGCTTCGGCCAGCTGGCGGGCCACCTCGGCGACGTCGTTGCCGCTGGCTCCCGCCGTCATCGC
This region of Arthrobacter roseus genomic DNA includes:
- a CDS encoding peptide chain release factor 3, translating into MTQQVQQPVRNQDGSIAREASRRRTFAVISHPDAGKSTLTEALALHARVIGTAGATNGKENRKETVSDWMQMEKDRGISISSTALQFAYRDTVINLLDTPGHADFSEDTYRVLSAVDCAVMLVDAAKGLETQTMKLFEVCRQRNLPIITVINKWDRPGLDTLALMDEITERTGLTPVPLTWAVGIAGDFRGVWDLQKNEFVRFTKVNAGASLATAERLSPADALEQEGQAWTDAVDEASLVAETGPFEDMDGFLAGKTTPLLFSSAVQNAGVKHILDTLVDLAPPAGPREDVDGTPRPVDAPFSGFVFKVQAGMNKAHRDHVAFIRVCSGIFERGMVVTHASTGKSFATKYAQQLFGREREVIDEAWPGDVVGLVNASALRVGDSLYTEQAVQYPPIPLFSPEHFQVARSKDPSKFKQFRRGIVQLEHEGIIQVLRSDLRGDQAPVLAAVGPMQFEVVQDRMDHDFSAPMRLEQLSFSLARLTTPEALTALKIVRGVEVLTRSDGELIALFTDVWALRRIERDYPEVELTPIGTSSSLG
- the aroQ gene encoding type II 3-dehydroquinate dehydratase, producing the protein MTASGCKNLLIVNGPNLNLLGTREPHIYGASTLADIEQLCIVTAESQGFTVDCFQSNHEGDLVDAIHSAAGDAAGIVINAGAYSHTSIALRDALAGVGLPVVEVHVSNVHKREEFRHFSYLSAVSDAVIVGAGISGYRMAVEYLTERI
- a CDS encoding DUF2332 domain-containing protein, with amino-acid sequence MTTSDRYRRFASVEARGYSPVYDEWCTGIANDHAVLALIDELPAVKRQPNLLLAAARFCGAETAHYPAFRAFLLRNWDHIRQTMRDRSTQTNEAGRCSVLLPLLARIAAETSRPLALIEVGASAGLCLYPDAYGYQFDDAPLLGPGLVGAPVLECATTGNLPLPTALPDVVSRAGVDLNPLNVNDDDDVAWLEALVWPEHEKRLVRLRAAVNSVRGDPPRIVRGNLIEEVERLVRQAPKDAVVVVFHSAVLAYVDAEGRNAFRLTMERLIQDPIRPCHWIANEGFGTLPELENPLEKDPQEVPGLFVLKHNGETVARTGPHGQSLDWLT
- a CDS encoding MarP family serine protease is translated as MLGLTMLDIVLILALLVYLVVGLRNGFLVTLGGLVGFVAGAVAAFFAIPLVSQWVPSEGWRVAAIIATTIVLIVIGQSVGAGLGAAIRRWLNFRPLRFIDRLLGGAANIVVAALVMSMLAFSVGALGIPFLSTEISSSKVLSGITRVTPDPVMAWSAKLRGAVVADGIPRIIDNVAPADPAPVPNAAVDTPALAEASKSVVKIMGTAFQCGQNQTGSGWVAAPERVITNAHVVAGVNEPVVQLPNGRSLAGRVVHFDEARDIAVIAVSGMTANPLSLGQRLENGATAAFAGYPSGGPFQIQPARIQSLSPINVQNIYGANPKPLNIYTLAANVEQGNSGGPLLTMQGKVSGVIFAKSTVEAPVGYALSLDVMGPIAEQAEQYTETVSSGQCATK
- a CDS encoding phosphomevalonate kinase — encoded protein: MSEKTDPVIRVAVPGKLMVAGEYAVLETGQPSIVTAVSRSVFVTIEASDTNRLDLPDLGLSGVTWELQDGRALFDVEDSRLVFIGEAIAAIAEYQSDRIACGNVEVRSELDDSSGRKYGLGSSAAVVVGVVAALLQLTSKTPVAPELVFRLAAVAHFRGQGSGSGADVAASTFGGWLRYNSFSPVWLTEELASGKPLKMIIDGPWPHLVIEPLTLPDGLELCVGWTGTPASTGPMLERIHRFRTDEGPEYQRFLGASNAAVGLALQGFAANDASTVLRGLTANHEALQWLGCAARAPIETELLARLSSLANDAGGAGKSSGSGAGDCGVALIAPRLAEELRREWREAGIYPLELGPAPDGVIIEPGAGLFSS
- the mvaD gene encoding diphosphomevalonate decarboxylase; translation: MEAKATAYSNIALVKYWGKRDEELILPTNPSLSMTVDAIYTTTRVRFDEARTSDAFRLDGEPAGQDATRRVTEALDHVRALAGTRVRAVVESVNSGPTAAGLASSASGFAALATAAATALGLELDDTQLSILARRGSGSASRSIHGGFVQWHMGVAPNGHDSHGVQVADEKHWDVVMIAACVNAGAKDVSSRDGMRRTVDTSPFYRGWLDTVDRDLENVRRGILERDFELLGSAAESNALKMHATTLAAQPPFIYWLPASLEIMQTVRDLRGAGVPAYFTMDAGPHVVVLCQPDDAAVVDARLKELPGVTQTFVSHPGPRAHATRVGE
- the fni gene encoding type 2 isopentenyl-diphosphate Delta-isomerase, which gives rise to MTGIVQRKSDHIDIVLNEDVSMSTPTGFGGYRFVHQALPEIAFDDVTTDTEFLGHALGAPLLISSMTGGNEEAGKINRNLAEAAAQLRIPMAVGSQRVLIERPDALESFRAAREAASGVPLFGNIGAVQLNKGVTADDIQRTIDLLGADGIFLHLNPLQEIVQAGGDTDFSGLLDKIELLVDRLDCPVLIKEVGCGVDPALAARLAEVGVAAVDVSGAGGTSWASIEARRATDEGQRRLGEVFSDWGIPTVECLTGARAAAPELPLIASGGVKTGLDVAKAVTLGADLAGFAMPLLKPASISAEAVVEHLEQILYELRAAMFLTGADSLASLKANRHRLLP
- the mvk gene encoding mevalonate kinase; its protein translation is MWTPPKKFWGDSINTPLSTSTASPRPALGLASGKLILAGEHSVVYDRPAIALPFTRLNARARISSIDGPSRVSSGYYEGTLDDAPDILSGMVDCIRATVKAVGHPGEHLMIQVDSTIPTGRGLGSSAAVAASAVRGIAAYYGAVLSHEEEMDLVRIAEVHAHGTPSGIDAEAVVSTGPFRFVKDRPVTPLQVGRAMHLVVADSGLRGNTRAAVEGVRCRFEKERAATETHLDQLAAVVDDVQRALREGDAELLGLSMNVAQRELSAICVSDSALDSLIVEALQAGALGAKITGSGLGGCIVALAPDAESVAPLASALRSAGAQETWPVVVHERNVEEAQ